One Ranitomeya imitator isolate aRanImi1 chromosome 1, aRanImi1.pri, whole genome shotgun sequence DNA window includes the following coding sequences:
- the TMEM271 gene encoding transmembrane protein 271, with translation MKWGVRGACAALSSCFLLACALSAAAVGLKCFSLGSELKGEPFRLGTAAGAFYSGLLLSAGLSLLGSALLCCREDASGESKPGSQNFLLLGVLVFMLGVLSAFAGAVIDGDTVSLVERKYSHFCLQQPTPGAGSSTTKCQKLKDYQRGLVISTIFNSLECLLGLINLLLVKNYKSSQQRRRRRRRYGGRRYQRQNRGSIFSNEEHDFSPGDFPFQTVSYINVGVFHLFDEAGVEVHCGGHPSLELPGYSPMDPDLNPSYPYCYPLPNEQPPPYDEIYPATEMCSSSTTTT, from the coding sequence ATGAAGTGGGGTGTCCGGGGAGCCTGCGCTGCGCTGTCCAGCTGCTTCTTGCTTGCCTGCGCCCTGAGTGCTGCCGCCGTGGGCCTCAAGTGCTTCTCCCTAGGATCTGAGCTCAAGGGTGAGCCATTTCGACTGGGTACAGCCGCCGGCGCCTTTTACTCTGGGTTACTGCTTTCAGCCGGCCTTTCTCTATTGGGTTCTGCCTTGCTTTGCTGCCGAGAGGATGCATCAGGAGAAAGTAAACCCGGCAGCCAgaacttcctcctccttggagtgcTGGTCTTCATGTTGGGAGTGTTGAGCGCCTTTGCTGGGGCAGTGATAGATGGGGATACTGTGTCACTTGTGGAACGGAAGTACTCACACTTTTGTCTGCAGCAACCAACTCCTGGGGCAGGCAGCAGTACCACCAAGTGCCAGAAGCTCAAGGATTACCAGCGGGGTTTGGTTATTTCCACCATTTTTAACTCCCTGGAGTGTCTGTTGGGGCTCATCAACTTGTTGCTAGTAAAAAACTACAAATCCTCCCAGCAGCGCCGCAGGAGACGAAGAAGATATGGGGGAAGGCGCTACCAGAGGCAGAACAGGGGATCCATTTTTTCTAATGAAGAGCATGACTTCTCCCCTGGGGACTTCCCCTTCCAGACGGTATCCTACATCAATGTTGGGGTGTTCCACCTATTTGATGAAGCAGGGGTGGAAGTACATTGTGGTGGCCACCCCTCTCTAGAGCTGCCTGGTTACTCCCCAATGGACCCTGATCTAAATCCATCATACCCCTACTGTTACCCCCTACCTAATGAGCAACCACCTCCATATGATGAAATTTACCCTGCTACTGAAATGTGCAGCAGCAGCACAACCACCACATAG